From Kineosporia succinea, the proteins below share one genomic window:
- a CDS encoding ATP-binding protein, with amino-acid sequence MSAAVLMPGRPPVGFWAQRIDWDITSVEGSVQARDEAREAVAAGETIHPSGHVFSSASERVAMTMGELTVNGLRHGDPPVTASLSRGSRGWLLVVSDAAPGRTPTAPGPDLTAVGGLGLRLVLSMSVEVGWCLERGRKLVWALVSDIPPQSMVATLDQALSS; translated from the coding sequence GTGAGCGCGGCCGTGCTGATGCCGGGCCGCCCGCCGGTGGGCTTCTGGGCCCAGCGCATCGACTGGGACATCACCTCCGTCGAGGGATCGGTGCAGGCCCGCGACGAGGCCCGCGAGGCGGTCGCCGCCGGGGAGACGATTCATCCCTCGGGGCACGTGTTCTCGTCGGCCAGTGAACGGGTGGCCATGACCATGGGTGAACTGACCGTGAACGGGCTGCGCCACGGTGATCCACCGGTGACGGCCTCGCTCTCGCGCGGCAGCCGCGGCTGGCTGCTCGTGGTGTCCGACGCCGCTCCGGGCCGGACTCCCACCGCTCCCGGGCCTGACCTCACCGCGGTCGGCGGACTGGGCCTGCGCCTGGTGCTGTCGATGTCCGTCGAGGTCGGCTGGTGCCTGGAGCGAGGGCGCAAGCTGGTCTGGGCCCTGGTCAGCGACATACCGCCGCAGAGCATGGTGGCAACCCTGGATCAGGCCCTCTCCTCCTGA
- a CDS encoding SpoIIE family protein phosphatase: MTFPEADLDQCAREPIQYPGSVQPHGVMMVVHPTRHTVLTASENLRTFLPGAQGPHARDLLGHELWAGIEERVADDDLLEPVRWQGPEGGPWAGRAVDVLVHRSGPDRLVIELEAVSDASLGRSVSLSATRTQINRLRGATDVFQQLVSAVQRVTGFDRVMVYRFDREWNGEVIAEHRRDYLEPFLGLRYPESDIPAQARQLYTLNRLRFIVDSHAGAARLVPQLPADGLGELDLSFAPLRSVSPVHLEYLRGMGVRASMSVSMMRGGVLWGLVACHHYAGPLQPSHDERAAADFLTQAAMEIVTTRETSDDAARLASGRRQVEALLPLLAQPQVSPVRALAGADLARVAGLADAAGVVVRTDDVRTSWGSVPEPSVADEIVRTLARTEGVPAFTDHLAPGLGSDAVAGALVLPLAPRTWILWLNPAVDRTVRWAGDPHDKTITIRTDGTARIGPRKSFAAAEEKLRGRSAPWDSWQVQSVLALGTAAIGALRRYERDAVNIVEDLHDSLQPASLPRVADVDLEVRYVPAPDGRFAGDWWDCFELPGGRLALVVGDVTGHGSTVTATMTQLRTALRAYLLEGAPPAETLARLDSLAHLVFRPILATVVLALYDPATGAVEVARAGHPHPVSSVRGPVVVPARPPVGLGVEVPAGSWSGELQPGETLVLYSDGLSEDRRSSPEEGIARIAARVAEAAADPPATMADRLVADAPEPRTDDLTLLLARRRR, translated from the coding sequence GTGACCTTCCCGGAAGCCGACCTCGACCAGTGCGCCCGTGAGCCGATCCAGTACCCGGGCTCGGTGCAGCCGCACGGTGTGATGATGGTCGTGCACCCCACGCGGCACACGGTGCTCACCGCGTCCGAGAACCTGCGCACCTTCCTGCCCGGAGCCCAGGGGCCGCACGCGCGGGATCTGCTGGGCCACGAGCTGTGGGCCGGGATCGAGGAGCGGGTGGCCGACGACGACCTGCTCGAACCGGTGCGCTGGCAGGGTCCTGAGGGCGGTCCGTGGGCCGGGCGGGCGGTCGACGTGCTGGTGCACCGCTCCGGGCCCGACCGGCTGGTCATCGAGCTGGAGGCGGTGAGCGACGCGTCGCTGGGCCGTTCGGTGTCCCTGTCGGCCACCCGCACCCAGATCAACCGGCTGCGCGGCGCGACCGACGTGTTCCAGCAGCTGGTGAGCGCCGTGCAGCGGGTCACCGGGTTCGACCGGGTGATGGTCTACCGCTTCGACCGCGAGTGGAACGGTGAGGTCATCGCCGAGCACCGCCGCGACTACCTGGAGCCGTTCCTGGGGCTGCGCTACCCGGAGTCCGACATCCCGGCCCAGGCCCGTCAGCTCTACACGCTCAACCGGCTGCGCTTCATCGTGGACTCGCACGCGGGCGCCGCCCGGCTGGTGCCGCAGCTGCCGGCCGACGGCCTCGGCGAGCTCGACCTGTCGTTCGCCCCGCTGCGCAGTGTCTCCCCGGTGCACCTGGAGTACCTGCGGGGCATGGGGGTGCGGGCGTCGATGTCGGTGTCGATGATGCGCGGCGGGGTGCTGTGGGGGCTGGTCGCGTGCCACCACTACGCGGGTCCGCTGCAGCCCTCGCACGACGAGCGGGCGGCGGCCGACTTCCTCACCCAGGCCGCGATGGAGATCGTCACGACCCGCGAGACCAGTGACGACGCGGCCCGTCTGGCGTCCGGGCGGCGTCAGGTCGAGGCGCTGCTGCCGTTGCTGGCGCAGCCGCAGGTCTCACCGGTGCGGGCGCTGGCGGGGGCCGACCTGGCCCGGGTCGCCGGGCTCGCCGACGCGGCCGGGGTGGTGGTGCGTACGGACGACGTGCGCACCTCGTGGGGGTCGGTGCCGGAACCGTCGGTGGCCGACGAGATCGTGAGGACGCTGGCGCGCACCGAGGGCGTCCCCGCCTTCACCGACCATCTCGCCCCCGGGCTGGGCAGTGACGCGGTGGCCGGGGCGCTGGTGCTGCCGCTGGCACCACGCACCTGGATCCTGTGGCTCAACCCCGCGGTCGACCGCACGGTGCGCTGGGCCGGTGACCCGCACGACAAGACCATCACGATCCGCACCGACGGCACGGCCCGCATCGGGCCCCGGAAGTCGTTCGCGGCGGCCGAGGAGAAGCTGCGCGGCCGCAGCGCGCCGTGGGACTCCTGGCAGGTGCAGTCGGTGCTGGCTCTGGGCACGGCGGCGATCGGGGCGCTGCGGCGCTACGAGCGCGACGCGGTGAACATCGTCGAGGACCTGCACGACTCCCTGCAGCCGGCGAGCCTGCCGCGGGTCGCGGACGTCGACCTGGAGGTGCGGTACGTGCCCGCGCCCGACGGCCGTTTCGCCGGCGACTGGTGGGACTGCTTCGAGCTGCCCGGCGGCCGGCTCGCCCTGGTCGTCGGTGACGTCACCGGCCACGGCAGCACGGTCACCGCCACGATGACCCAGCTCCGCACGGCGCTGCGGGCGTACCTGCTCGAGGGCGCTCCCCCGGCCGAGACCCTGGCCCGGCTGGACTCGCTGGCCCACCTGGTGTTCCGGCCGATCCTGGCCACGGTGGTGCTGGCGCTGTACGACCCGGCGACCGGCGCGGTCGAGGTGGCCCGGGCGGGACATCCGCACCCGGTGTCGTCGGTGCGCGGCCCGGTCGTGGTGCCGGCCCGGCCGCCGGTGGGGCTCGGCGTCGAGGTGCCCGCCGGGTCGTGGTCGGGTGAGCTGCAGCCGGGCGAGACCCTGGTGCTGTACTCCGACGGGCTGAGCGAAGACCGCCGGTCGTCGCCGGAGGAGGGCATCGCCCGCATCGCCGCCCGGGTGGCGGAAGCCGCCGCCGACCCGCCGGCGACGATGGCCGACCGGCTCGTCGCCGACGCCCCCGAACCCCGCACCGACGACCTCACCCTGCTCCTGGCCCGCCGTCGTCGGTGA
- a CDS encoding DUF202 domain-containing protein — MVRSDDPGLQVERTTLAWIRTSMAFAVVSLLLIRTGRPETIVVAMVLTLTGLAASIGLSLVQRARHRGRVTDFNHSDPVHGFRAVGVATGLTLLLVLAALWCVWL, encoded by the coding sequence ATGGTGCGTTCCGACGACCCGGGCCTGCAGGTCGAGCGCACCACCCTGGCCTGGATCCGCACCTCGATGGCCTTCGCCGTGGTGTCGCTGCTGCTCATCCGCACCGGCCGGCCCGAGACGATCGTGGTGGCGATGGTGCTCACGCTGACCGGGCTGGCGGCGAGCATCGGGCTGAGCCTGGTGCAGCGGGCCCGGCACCGGGGGCGGGTCACGGACTTCAACCACTCCGACCCGGTGCACGGTTTCCGCGCGGTGGGGGTGGCCACCGGGCTGACCCTGCTGCTGGTGCTGGCGGCGCTGTGGTGCGTGTGGCTGTGA
- a CDS encoding enoyl-CoA hydratase yields the protein MKSVRLEKDGPVRHIVLAAPKRRNALSAAMLDELAEAVARVATDDDARALVVRAEGKAFCAGADIPGLFGDLKRPTHQIREDLKHVYGSFLGVADLPVPTIAAVQGVAVGAGINIALACDIVIAGRGAQFAVTFADIGLHPGGGASWFLTRRMGADRALAAIIAAETISAEDGLQHGLVTRIADDPVKVATTLAHQAASRDPGLIRDAKRAVQIAETSELPEVLEFESWAQAATVGRPDFAEFVERFTKR from the coding sequence ATGAAGTCGGTCCGGCTGGAGAAGGACGGCCCGGTGCGCCACATCGTGCTGGCCGCCCCGAAACGGCGCAACGCGCTGTCCGCCGCCATGCTGGACGAGCTCGCCGAGGCCGTGGCCCGGGTCGCCACCGACGACGACGCCCGGGCCCTGGTGGTGCGGGCCGAGGGCAAGGCGTTCTGCGCCGGGGCCGACATCCCCGGCCTCTTCGGTGACCTGAAACGGCCGACCCACCAGATCCGCGAAGACCTGAAACACGTCTACGGCAGCTTCCTGGGCGTGGCCGACCTGCCCGTCCCGACCATCGCCGCGGTGCAGGGCGTGGCCGTCGGCGCGGGCATCAACATCGCTCTGGCCTGTGACATCGTGATCGCCGGGCGGGGTGCCCAGTTCGCCGTCACGTTCGCCGACATCGGCCTGCACCCGGGCGGCGGGGCCAGCTGGTTCCTGACCCGGCGGATGGGGGCCGACCGGGCGCTGGCCGCGATCATCGCCGCCGAGACCATCTCGGCCGAAGACGGCCTGCAGCACGGCCTGGTCACCCGGATCGCCGACGACCCGGTCAAGGTCGCCACCACGCTCGCGCACCAGGCCGCCTCCCGGGATCCGGGCCTGATCCGCGACGCCAAGCGCGCCGTGCAGATCGCCGAGACCTCCGAGCTGCCCGAGGTTCTCGAGTTCGAGTCGTGGGCGCAGGCGGCCACCGTGGGCCGGCCCGACTTCGCCGAGTTCGTCGAGCGGTTCACCAAGCGGTAG
- a CDS encoding biliverdin-producing heme oxygenase: MADTPGDHGVAALRAATRPTHERLDALVDLRAWNHETHRWWLERMLGLHEPLERGLGAWREVWPESRPAPDVARRRRSGAIAADLRHLGLSPQEVRALPRSPLPPAVTGLGRALGQLYVLDGSALGGAVIATHAIASGIPAGACGSLAHSRERVTVWHETKRLLDDLAPAELDEAVRAAVELFAVFEAWLHTPTPGRVGG; this comes from the coding sequence GTGGCCGACACGCCCGGAGATCACGGGGTCGCCGCCCTGCGCGCCGCGACCCGTCCCACGCACGAGCGCCTCGACGCCCTCGTCGACCTGAGGGCCTGGAACCACGAGACCCACCGCTGGTGGCTCGAGCGCATGCTGGGGCTGCACGAACCACTCGAGCGGGGCCTGGGCGCCTGGCGGGAGGTGTGGCCGGAGTCACGGCCTGCGCCCGACGTCGCCCGGCGGCGGCGTTCCGGGGCCATCGCGGCCGACCTGCGGCACCTCGGGCTCAGCCCGCAGGAGGTCCGGGCACTCCCACGCAGCCCTCTCCCACCTGCGGTGACCGGCCTGGGCCGGGCCCTCGGCCAGCTCTACGTGCTCGACGGCTCGGCGCTCGGCGGGGCGGTCATCGCCACCCACGCGATCGCGAGCGGGATCCCGGCCGGCGCGTGCGGCAGCCTGGCCCACTCCCGCGAGCGCGTCACCGTCTGGCACGAAACGAAGCGCCTGCTCGACGATCTCGCCCCGGCCGAGCTCGACGAGGCGGTGCGGGCCGCGGTGGAGCTGTTCGCGGTGTTCGAGGCGTGGCTGCACACGCCGACCCCTGGCAGGGTGGGTGGGTGA
- a CDS encoding STAS domain-containing protein, whose product MVSKDPQASAPHDGAPGDVVVLSQDDHTLVILYGDVDVRVSDELEYAGRFSIDAGRLTVLDVRHVTMMDSVGVSFVVRMAAGLRSAGTELLLQGPSRRVSELISLVGATELTRWLPDEALLSAQVEQS is encoded by the coding sequence ATGGTGTCGAAGGACCCCCAGGCCTCGGCGCCGCACGACGGCGCTCCGGGTGACGTGGTCGTTCTGTCGCAGGACGACCACACGCTGGTCATTCTGTACGGCGACGTCGACGTACGGGTCAGCGACGAGCTGGAGTACGCGGGCCGGTTCTCGATCGACGCCGGGCGGCTCACCGTGCTGGACGTGCGCCACGTGACGATGATGGATTCCGTCGGCGTCTCGTTCGTCGTGCGCATGGCCGCCGGGCTGCGCAGCGCCGGCACCGAACTGCTGCTGCAGGGCCCCTCGCGCCGGGTCTCCGAGCTGATCAGCCTGGTGGGTGCCACCGAGCTGACCCGCTGGCTGCCCGACGAGGCCCTTCTCAGCGCCCAGGTGGAACAGTCGTGA
- a CDS encoding TIGR03560 family F420-dependent LLM class oxidoreductase yields MRLVIFTEPQQGATYSDLLKVAQTAEAAGYDGFFRSDHYLTMGGDGLPGPTDAWVTLAGLAVQTSTIRLGTLVTSGTFRHPGPLAVSVAQVDEMSGGRVEFGLGAGWFDAEHSAYGIPFPPVGERFDRLAEQLEIIEGLFTTPVGQTYDFQGKHYRFSDSPALPKPKQERLPFIVGGKGARRTPALAARFAAEFNTPFVKQDEVGPLFERVRQACAEAGRADLPTFSSAAVVCVGRDDAEVKRRAAAIGRDVEEMRENGGIVGTVDQAVEAVGKYREQGAARLFLQVLDLADLDHVELVASQVAPQLG; encoded by the coding sequence ATGCGTCTGGTCATTTTCACCGAGCCCCAGCAGGGGGCGACCTACTCCGATCTGCTCAAGGTCGCCCAGACCGCGGAGGCGGCCGGTTACGACGGCTTCTTCCGTTCCGACCACTACCTCACGATGGGCGGCGACGGGCTGCCCGGCCCCACCGACGCCTGGGTGACGCTGGCCGGTCTGGCCGTCCAGACGTCCACCATCCGCCTCGGCACCCTGGTGACCTCGGGCACCTTCCGCCACCCGGGCCCGCTCGCCGTGAGCGTGGCCCAGGTCGACGAGATGAGCGGCGGCCGGGTCGAGTTCGGCCTCGGCGCGGGCTGGTTCGACGCCGAGCACTCGGCCTACGGCATCCCGTTCCCGCCCGTCGGCGAGCGCTTCGACCGTCTGGCCGAGCAGCTCGAGATCATCGAGGGCCTGTTCACCACCCCGGTCGGGCAGACCTACGACTTCCAGGGCAAGCACTACCGGTTCAGCGACTCCCCCGCGCTGCCCAAGCCGAAGCAGGAACGGCTGCCGTTCATCGTCGGTGGCAAGGGCGCCAGGCGGACCCCCGCCCTGGCCGCGCGGTTCGCCGCCGAGTTCAACACCCCGTTCGTCAAGCAGGACGAGGTGGGCCCGCTGTTCGAGCGGGTGCGCCAGGCCTGCGCCGAGGCCGGCCGCGCGGACCTGCCCACCTTCTCGTCCGCCGCCGTGGTCTGCGTGGGCCGTGACGACGCCGAGGTCAAGCGCCGGGCCGCCGCGATCGGGCGCGACGTCGAGGAGATGCGCGAGAACGGCGGCATCGTGGGCACCGTCGACCAGGCTGTCGAGGCCGTCGGCAAGTACCGCGAGCAGGGGGCCGCGCGGCTCTTCCTGCAGGTCCTCGACCTGGCCGACCTCGACCACGTCGAGCTGGTGGCCTCGCAGGTCGCGCCTCAGCTGGGCTGA
- a CDS encoding YidH family protein, translating to MVPSWERKLLSEGEAPDPRFTLANERTFLAWIRTSLGLVAGGIGADAFLTDVPDLERELLSSLLLLMGGVLAVAAYRRWWAGERAMRSNQPLPLLGLVGLIGYGVGLAALVLIGTVLLR from the coding sequence ATGGTGCCTTCCTGGGAGCGAAAACTGCTGTCCGAGGGGGAGGCTCCGGACCCGCGGTTCACCCTGGCCAACGAGCGCACGTTCCTGGCCTGGATCCGCACGTCGCTCGGCCTGGTCGCCGGCGGCATCGGTGCGGACGCCTTCCTCACCGACGTCCCCGACCTCGAACGGGAACTGCTCAGCTCCCTGCTGCTCCTGATGGGTGGTGTGCTGGCCGTCGCCGCGTACCGCCGCTGGTGGGCCGGTGAGCGCGCGATGCGCTCGAACCAGCCGCTGCCCCTGCTCGGCCTGGTCGGGCTGATCGGCTACGGGGTGGGCCTGGCCGCGCTCGTGCTCATCGGGACCGTGCTGCTGCGCTGA
- a CDS encoding LysR family transcriptional regulator ArgP: MQFQRDHLETLLAAVDEGTFDAAAARLHVTASAVSQRIKAMEQAAGRILVQRTTPVRPTADGEVVVRHARQARLLEQETARALSGPGGTGVPSLPLAVNADSLSTWFLGALAGVLEHTAVVFDLHREDQERTSGLLRSGTVMAAVTAESVPVQGCSSARLGTMRYHAVASPGFAERHLRGTASLDTVPRVDFDRQDGLQHAFLPSGHGAPRHYVPTSDDFARAVRAGFGWGMLPEQQCLEDLDAGRLVELAPGRPVGVELYWQRWKLTSPLLDEVTRAVTAAAGRALHQEERA, from the coding sequence ATGCAGTTCCAGCGCGATCACCTCGAGACGCTGCTCGCGGCCGTCGACGAGGGCACGTTCGACGCCGCCGCGGCGCGGCTCCACGTCACCGCGAGCGCCGTGAGCCAGCGGATCAAGGCGATGGAGCAGGCCGCGGGCCGGATCCTGGTGCAGCGCACCACCCCGGTGCGGCCGACCGCCGACGGTGAGGTGGTGGTGCGGCACGCCCGGCAGGCGCGACTGCTGGAGCAGGAGACCGCTCGGGCCCTGAGCGGGCCGGGCGGCACCGGAGTGCCCTCGCTGCCCCTGGCGGTGAACGCGGACTCGCTGTCGACCTGGTTCCTGGGCGCCCTGGCCGGGGTGCTCGAGCACACTGCGGTGGTGTTCGACCTGCACCGGGAGGACCAGGAGCGCACGTCCGGCCTGCTGCGCTCGGGCACGGTGATGGCGGCGGTGACGGCGGAATCAGTTCCGGTGCAGGGATGTTCGTCGGCGCGGCTGGGCACGATGCGCTATCACGCGGTGGCCTCACCGGGTTTCGCCGAGCGTCACCTCCGGGGCACGGCGAGCCTCGACACGGTTCCCCGGGTGGATTTCGACCGGCAGGACGGTCTGCAGCACGCCTTCCTCCCGTCGGGTCACGGCGCGCCGCGCCACTACGTGCCTACCTCCGACGACTTCGCGCGGGCGGTGCGGGCCGGGTTCGGCTGGGGAATGCTGCCCGAGCAGCAGTGTCTGGAAGACCTGGACGCGGGACGCCTGGTGGAACTGGCGCCCGGGCGGCCGGTCGGGGTCGAACTCTACTGGCAGCGCTGGAAACTGACCTCACCCCTGCTCGACGAGGTCACCCGGGCGGTGACGGCCGCGGCGGGGCGTGCACTGCATCAGGAGGAGAGGGCCTGA